One genomic window of Acidovorax radicis includes the following:
- the glmS gene encoding glutamine--fructose-6-phosphate transaminase (isomerizing) has protein sequence MCGIVGAVSTRNIVPILVQGLQRLEYRGYDSCGVAVHAASLDATRHGTPQGGLQRARSTARVAELLEQVHTEHIDGATGIAHTRWATHGAPALHNAHPHFSHGAGADAATAAGRVALVHNGIIENHEELRKTLQARGYVFVSQTDTEVIAHLVDSHYNGDLFDAVRATVAELQGAYAIAVIHKDEPHRVVGARAGSPLILGVGQGQGAAAEASPSVEHFLASDAMALAGVTDQIVYLEEGDLVDLQLGRYWIVGKDGAALTPLQRPVRTVRAHSGAAELGPYRHYMQKEIFEQPRAIGDTLEGVEGIVPELFDGVGQHGEPGAAAWRVFKEIDRVLILACGTSYYSGCTAKYWLEEIAGIPTQVEVASEYRYRTSVPDPRTLVVTISQSGETADTLAALRHAQSLGMQHTLTICNVATSAMVRECKLAYITRAGVEIGVASTKAFTTQLAGLFLLTLALAQSKGRLSEDQEAAHLKAMRHLPVALQAVLALEPQIISWAEDFARMENALFLGRGMHYPIALEGALKLKEISYIHAEAYPAGELKHGPLALVTSAMPVVTVAPNDALLEKLKSNMQEVRARAGVLYVLADADTRIDSSEGIHVIRMPEHYGPLSPLLHVVPLQLLAYHTACARGTDVDKPRNLAKSVTVE, from the coding sequence ATGTGCGGCATCGTCGGCGCGGTCTCCACGCGCAACATCGTTCCCATCCTCGTCCAGGGCCTGCAGCGGCTTGAATACCGGGGCTATGACTCCTGCGGAGTGGCCGTGCATGCTGCCAGCCTGGACGCCACGCGCCACGGCACACCGCAGGGCGGCTTGCAGCGCGCCCGCAGCACCGCCCGCGTGGCCGAACTGCTGGAACAGGTGCACACCGAACACATCGACGGCGCCACGGGCATCGCCCACACCCGCTGGGCCACCCATGGCGCACCAGCGCTGCACAACGCTCACCCCCATTTCAGCCACGGCGCCGGTGCAGACGCCGCCACCGCTGCGGGCCGTGTGGCGCTGGTGCACAACGGCATCATCGAGAACCACGAAGAGCTGCGCAAAACGCTGCAGGCGCGAGGCTACGTGTTTGTCAGCCAGACCGACACCGAGGTCATTGCTCACCTGGTGGACAGCCACTACAACGGCGACCTGTTCGATGCCGTGCGGGCCACCGTGGCCGAGCTGCAAGGCGCCTATGCGATTGCCGTTATCCACAAGGACGAGCCCCACCGCGTGGTGGGCGCGCGCGCAGGCTCGCCGCTCATTCTGGGCGTGGGGCAGGGCCAAGGCGCTGCCGCAGAGGCGTCACCGTCCGTCGAGCACTTTCTGGCCAGCGACGCCATGGCTCTGGCCGGGGTGACGGATCAGATCGTTTACCTCGAAGAAGGCGATCTGGTGGACCTGCAACTGGGTCGCTACTGGATCGTGGGCAAGGACGGCGCAGCACTTACACCCCTCCAGCGCCCCGTGCGCACCGTGCGCGCCCACAGCGGCGCGGCCGAGCTGGGGCCCTACCGCCACTACATGCAAAAAGAGATCTTCGAGCAGCCCCGCGCCATCGGCGACACGCTGGAAGGCGTCGAGGGCATCGTGCCCGAGCTGTTTGATGGCGTGGGCCAGCATGGCGAGCCCGGTGCAGCGGCCTGGCGCGTGTTCAAAGAGATCGACCGCGTGCTCATCTTGGCCTGCGGCACCAGCTACTACAGCGGCTGCACCGCCAAATACTGGCTCGAAGAAATCGCCGGCATCCCCACGCAGGTGGAGGTGGCCAGCGAATACCGCTACCGCACCAGCGTGCCCGACCCGCGCACCCTTGTCGTCACCATCAGCCAGTCGGGCGAAACCGCCGACACCCTGGCTGCGCTGCGCCATGCGCAGTCGTTGGGCATGCAACACACGCTCACCATCTGCAACGTGGCCACCAGCGCCATGGTGCGCGAATGCAAGCTCGCCTACATCACGCGTGCCGGGGTCGAGATCGGCGTGGCCAGCACCAAGGCCTTCACCACCCAGTTGGCCGGGCTGTTTTTGCTGACCCTGGCGCTCGCCCAGTCCAAAGGCCGCCTCAGCGAAGACCAGGAAGCCGCCCACCTCAAAGCCATGCGCCACCTGCCCGTGGCTTTGCAGGCCGTGCTGGCGCTGGAGCCGCAGATCATCAGTTGGGCTGAAGACTTTGCCCGCATGGAAAACGCCCTGTTCCTGGGCCGGGGCATGCACTACCCCATAGCGCTCGAAGGCGCGCTCAAGCTCAAGGAAATCAGCTACATCCACGCCGAGGCCTATCCCGCCGGTGAACTCAAGCACGGCCCCCTGGCCCTGGTGACCAGCGCCATGCCGGTGGTCACCGTAGCGCCCAACGATGCGTTACTGGAAAAACTCAAGAGCAACATGCAGGAAGTGCGCGCGCGCGCCGGTGTGCTCTATGTGCTGGCCGATGCCGATACGCGCATCGACAGCAGCGAAGGCATTCACGTCATCCGCATGCCTGAACACTACGGCCCCTTAAGCCCACTGCTGCACGTGGTGCCGCTGCAGCTGCTGGCGTATCACACGGCATGCGCGCGGGGGACGGATGTGGACAAGCCCCGCAACCTGGCGAAAAGTGTGACGGTGGAGTGA
- a CDS encoding Lrp/AsnC family transcriptional regulator, which produces MESISLDAIDVQLLNLLQTDAAQSNQSLAEQAHVSPPTCLRRVKRLLDAGLIERQVAILQPDRLAAVQGHGLACIVEVSLDRQGAEQLDAFEARAVADADVQQCWRVSPGPDFVLVVHTRDMPGYLALSQRLFTSDANVRNVKTFFATRRAKFDTKVPVALDT; this is translated from the coding sequence ATGGAATCCATATCACTCGATGCGATTGACGTGCAGTTGCTCAATCTTCTGCAAACAGACGCGGCACAGAGCAACCAGTCGCTGGCCGAACAGGCACATGTGTCGCCGCCCACCTGCCTGCGCCGCGTCAAGCGCCTGCTGGATGCAGGGCTGATCGAGCGGCAAGTAGCCATCCTGCAGCCCGACCGGCTGGCCGCCGTGCAGGGCCATGGGCTGGCGTGCATTGTCGAGGTGTCGCTTGACCGCCAGGGCGCAGAGCAGCTCGACGCGTTTGAAGCCCGCGCCGTGGCAGATGCCGACGTGCAGCAGTGCTGGCGCGTCTCCCCGGGGCCAGACTTCGTGCTGGTGGTGCACACACGCGACATGCCCGGGTATCTCGCACTGTCTCAGCGCCTGTTCACGAGCGATGCCAATGTACGCAACGTCAAGACATTCTTTGCGACACGCCGCGCAAAATTTGATACAAAAGTGCCTGTAGCGCTTGATACATAG
- a CDS encoding DnaJ C-terminal domain-containing protein, translating to MEFKDYYQTLGVKPTANADEIKKAYRKLARKYHPDVSKEPDAITRMTALNEANAVLSDPEKRAAYDRLAQEPRAQAGQAYRPPPHWDAGFEFSDGAHSYGPQGQGGAPEDFSDFFEQLFGRAAQARAGASRAHGRSTGSAHDSGAAGSHPQAVRGTDHHARIELDLADSYQGAERTLTLQSAHQADDGALARDERSLLVKIPQGVREGQLIRLAGQGSPGWGGAPAGDLFLEVMFKPDPRWRTEGRDVYQPLMVAPWEAALGASIEVGTPGGSVIEVTVPAGWKAGRKLRLKGRGIPGKPAGDLYLELHIALPPATDDATRAAYASLAQAFAHFNPRAPQGAQP from the coding sequence ATGGAGTTCAAGGACTACTACCAGACGCTGGGGGTCAAACCCACCGCCAACGCCGACGAGATCAAGAAGGCCTATCGCAAGCTGGCGCGCAAGTACCACCCCGATGTGAGCAAGGAGCCCGATGCCATTACCCGCATGACGGCACTGAACGAGGCCAATGCAGTGCTGTCAGACCCCGAAAAGCGGGCCGCCTACGACCGCTTGGCACAGGAGCCCCGCGCACAGGCCGGGCAGGCATATCGACCACCGCCCCACTGGGACGCGGGGTTCGAATTCTCAGACGGCGCCCACAGCTACGGCCCCCAAGGCCAGGGCGGCGCCCCGGAAGATTTCAGCGACTTTTTCGAGCAACTGTTTGGCCGCGCTGCCCAAGCGCGTGCGGGGGCAAGCAGGGCACACGGCAGGTCCACGGGCTCAGCCCACGATAGCGGCGCCGCAGGTTCACACCCCCAGGCCGTGCGCGGCACAGACCATCACGCGCGCATCGAGCTCGACCTGGCGGACTCCTACCAAGGGGCTGAGCGCACGCTCACGCTGCAAAGTGCTCACCAGGCCGATGACGGCGCGCTGGCGCGGGACGAGCGCAGCCTGCTGGTCAAAATCCCGCAGGGTGTGCGCGAGGGCCAGCTGATTCGCCTGGCGGGCCAGGGCAGCCCCGGCTGGGGTGGCGCACCAGCGGGCGATTTGTTCCTGGAGGTCATGTTCAAGCCCGACCCACGCTGGCGCACCGAGGGCCGCGATGTCTATCAACCGCTGATGGTGGCGCCCTGGGAGGCGGCACTGGGCGCCTCGATCGAGGTGGGCACGCCGGGCGGGTCGGTGATCGAGGTCACCGTTCCCGCAGGCTGGAAGGCCGGGCGCAAGCTGCGCCTGAAAGGCCGTGGCATCCCCGGCAAGCCGGCGGGTGACCTGTATCTGGAGCTGCATATCGCCTTGCCGCCCGCCACAGACGATGCAACGCGCGCAGCCTATGCGTCGCTCGCACAGGCGTTTGCGCATTTCAATCCACGAGCCCCCCAAGGAGCCCAGCCATGA
- a CDS encoding MerR family transcriptional regulator — translation MSAPQSTSGTSAAPRHTLLAELLDDDATALTLDALASACRMDADWVLTRLQEGLLQTSAEGATGNPTTWRFSSATVVRARRLAHLEATFDADPELAALTTDLIEEVAALRQQLRHLQAR, via the coding sequence ATGAGCGCCCCGCAATCCACCTCTGGCACCAGCGCGGCCCCGCGCCACACCCTCTTGGCCGAGCTGCTGGACGACGACGCCACCGCACTCACCCTCGACGCCCTGGCCAGCGCCTGCCGGATGGATGCCGACTGGGTCCTCACACGGCTGCAAGAGGGCCTGCTGCAAACCAGTGCCGAGGGCGCCACCGGCAACCCCACCACATGGCGATTCAGCAGCGCCACCGTGGTGCGCGCACGGCGGCTGGCCCACCTGGAAGCCACCTTCGACGCCGACCCCGAACTGGCCGCCCTGACCACCGACCTGATCGAGGAGGTGGCCGCATTGCGCCAGCAGTTGCGGCATCTTCAGGCGCGTTGA
- a CDS encoding sensor domain-containing diguanylate cyclase encodes MSTPRRQMPRRIYPLRMLGMGLGGMVVGVVLWERQASLYAWAGMVLLAFVWPHVAYLRTRYSADPYRTEINNLLVDSAMAAAFVPLMHFNLLPSVLVVTLTMVDKITTGIRRLWAHALWAILAGGSVCALLMGVHWAPETSMRVMIACLPVMVLHTLSVSMVSYQLIRKTARQNQMLDELRRMDALTGLFGRGHWQEQAEAALRRHHTTDEPACMLMLDIDRFKEINDTHGHTVGDEVIRALAHVVRGNVRAGDCAGRYGGDEFAIVLPGMHAKDALAIAHRIREQTEGVRLRSLPGIRITSSIGVAPADHRHSSLRAWIDAADTALYTAKNGGRNQVAGCMEPALLPAV; translated from the coding sequence ATGTCAACGCCTCGCCGCCAGATGCCCCGACGTATCTACCCCTTGCGCATGCTGGGCATGGGGCTGGGTGGCATGGTGGTGGGCGTCGTGCTGTGGGAACGCCAGGCGTCGCTGTATGCCTGGGCGGGCATGGTGCTGCTCGCGTTTGTGTGGCCCCACGTGGCCTACCTGCGCACGCGCTACAGCGCTGACCCGTATCGCACCGAGATCAACAACCTGCTCGTTGATTCCGCCATGGCGGCCGCGTTTGTGCCGCTGATGCACTTCAATCTGCTGCCCAGCGTGCTGGTGGTCACGCTGACCATGGTGGACAAGATCACCACGGGCATTCGCAGGCTGTGGGCTCACGCGTTATGGGCCATATTGGCAGGCGGCTCGGTCTGCGCGCTGCTGATGGGCGTTCACTGGGCACCCGAGACATCCATGCGCGTGATGATCGCGTGCCTGCCGGTCATGGTGCTGCACACGCTGTCGGTCAGCATGGTGAGCTACCAGCTGATACGCAAAACCGCGCGCCAGAATCAGATGCTCGACGAGCTGCGTCGCATGGACGCACTCACCGGCCTGTTCGGACGCGGCCACTGGCAAGAGCAGGCCGAGGCCGCACTGCGCCGCCACCACACCACCGATGAGCCCGCCTGCATGCTGATGCTGGACATCGATCGATTCAAGGAAATCAACGACACCCATGGCCACACCGTGGGAGATGAAGTGATCCGCGCATTGGCCCACGTGGTGCGCGGCAATGTGCGCGCAGGCGACTGCGCTGGGCGTTATGGCGGCGACGAGTTTGCCATCGTGCTGCCCGGCATGCACGCCAAGGACGCCCTGGCCATTGCGCACCGCATCCGCGAGCAAACCGAAGGGGTGCGGCTGCGCAGCCTGCCGGGTATTCGCATCACCAGCAGCATCGGCGTAGCGCCTGCAGACCACCGCCATAGCAGCCTGCGGGCGTGGATCGACGCAGCAGACACGGCGCTTTACACGGCCAAAAACGGGGGGCGCAACCAGGTGGCCGGTTGTATGGAGCCTGCGCTGCTGCCAGCGGTCTAG
- a CDS encoding sensor histidine kinase, with protein sequence MNEPDATGQELQQLRAALARSQQQVADMAAAQEEFLRAVSHDLRAPLRHVTSYGTLVREVLGDLPPEVLQGPEVQEALGFLATMDQSARRMGLMIDGLQALVRVGRAPLLLQPASLAGAIAQARATLAGQEAGRTVDWQVAPDLPVLHADPALLQELLVQLLGNALKFTRPVAQARIAVQADVAPSGQVGFMVQDNGVGFDPARAAGLFGVFQRLHREAEFEGVGGGLALCRTIVERHGGTVTATAVSGLGCTVRVQWPAGSYPPAMPGRKIARPLDR encoded by the coding sequence ATGAACGAGCCAGACGCGACCGGGCAGGAGCTACAGCAACTGCGCGCCGCGCTGGCCCGCAGCCAGCAGCAGGTGGCCGACATGGCCGCCGCGCAAGAGGAGTTCCTGCGCGCCGTCTCGCACGACCTGCGCGCGCCGCTGCGGCATGTGACGTCATACGGCACGCTGGTGCGCGAGGTGCTGGGCGACTTGCCGCCCGAAGTGCTGCAAGGGCCCGAGGTGCAGGAAGCGCTGGGTTTTCTGGCCACCATGGACCAGTCTGCCCGCCGCATGGGGTTGATGATCGACGGCCTGCAGGCCCTGGTGCGCGTGGGCCGCGCACCGCTGCTCCTGCAACCCGCGTCGCTGGCGGGGGCCATTGCGCAGGCGCGCGCCACGCTGGCAGGGCAGGAGGCGGGTCGGACCGTGGATTGGCAGGTGGCGCCCGACCTTCCCGTGCTGCACGCCGACCCGGCGCTGCTGCAGGAGCTGCTGGTGCAATTGCTGGGCAACGCGCTCAAGTTCACCCGGCCCGTGGCCCAGGCCCGCATCGCCGTGCAGGCCGATGTGGCGCCCTCGGGTCAGGTGGGTTTCATGGTGCAGGACAACGGCGTGGGATTCGACCCTGCGCGCGCGGCTGGCTTGTTCGGCGTGTTCCAGCGCCTGCACCGCGAGGCCGAGTTTGAAGGCGTGGGGGGCGGGCTGGCCTTGTGCCGCACCATTGTCGAGCGCCATGGTGGAACGGTAACCGCCACCGCCGTGTCGGGGCTGGGGTGTACGGTGCGGGTGCAGTGGCCTGCTGGTTCCTACCCCCCTGCCATGCCAGGTCGAAAGATCGCTAGACCGCTAGACCGCTAG
- the glmU gene encoding bifunctional UDP-N-acetylglucosamine diphosphorylase/glucosamine-1-phosphate N-acetyltransferase GlmU, whose product MTSLDILIMAAGKGTRMKSRLPKVLQRLAGRPLLHHVLDQAAHLQARSAIVITGHGATEVEAATAGAAGAGASFDLKFVRQEPQLGTGHAVLQAVPHLREDGTVVVLSGDVPLTQADTLRALVAASGGERLALLTVTLPDPIGYGRIVRNTSDAVQGIVEHKDASEAQRAITEIYSGIMAVPARLLTPWLARLTNDNAQGEYYLTDIVAMAVADGVPVVAHRISDALQVAGVNSPLQLAELERAHQLRQARALMEQGVRLADPARFDVRDDARTGVRGELVCGQDVEIDVNCVFTGRVELGEGVSIGANCCIANARIADGAVIHPYTHIDGEKAGATVGEGALIGPFARLRPGAQLGREVHIGNFVEVKNSTLADGAKANHLAYLGDATVGERVNYGAGSITANYDGANKHRTVIEADVHIGSNCVLVAPVTIGAGGTVGGGSTITKSTAPGALSVARGKQVSIANWTRPAKQPKP is encoded by the coding sequence ATGACCTCACTCGACATCCTCATCATGGCGGCCGGCAAAGGCACGCGCATGAAAAGCCGCCTGCCCAAGGTCCTGCAGCGCCTTGCTGGCCGCCCCTTGTTGCACCACGTGCTGGACCAGGCCGCGCACCTGCAGGCCCGCAGCGCCATCGTCATCACCGGCCATGGCGCTACAGAAGTAGAAGCGGCTACCGCAGGTGCAGCAGGCGCTGGCGCCTCTTTTGACCTCAAATTCGTGCGCCAGGAACCCCAGCTGGGCACGGGTCATGCCGTGTTGCAGGCCGTGCCGCACCTGCGCGAAGACGGCACGGTGGTGGTGCTGTCGGGCGATGTGCCCCTGACCCAGGCCGACACCCTGCGCGCCCTGGTGGCTGCCAGCGGTGGCGAGCGGCTGGCGCTGCTGACGGTGACCCTGCCCGACCCCATCGGTTATGGCCGCATCGTGCGCAATACATCGGATGCCGTGCAAGGCATCGTCGAACACAAGGATGCGAGCGAGGCCCAGCGCGCCATCACCGAGATCTACAGCGGCATCATGGCCGTGCCCGCGCGGTTGCTCACGCCCTGGCTGGCGCGGCTAACCAATGACAACGCCCAGGGCGAGTACTACCTGACCGACATCGTCGCCATGGCCGTGGCCGACGGTGTGCCCGTAGTGGCCCACCGCATCAGCGACGCTCTGCAAGTGGCAGGCGTCAACAGCCCGCTGCAACTGGCCGAGCTGGAGCGCGCGCACCAACTGCGCCAGGCGCGGGCGCTGATGGAGCAAGGCGTGCGCCTGGCCGACCCGGCCCGCTTCGATGTGCGCGACGATGCCCGCACCGGCGTGCGCGGCGAGCTGGTGTGCGGCCAGGACGTGGAGATTGACGTCAACTGCGTCTTCACCGGCCGCGTGGAGCTGGGCGAGGGCGTGAGCATCGGCGCGAATTGCTGCATTGCCAACGCGCGCATCGCGGACGGTGCCGTGATCCACCCCTACACCCATATCGACGGCGAAAAGGCGGGCGCCACCGTGGGCGAGGGCGCGCTGATCGGCCCCTTTGCCCGCCTGCGCCCCGGCGCGCAGCTGGGCCGCGAGGTGCACATCGGCAACTTTGTGGAAGTGAAAAACAGCACCCTGGCCGATGGTGCCAAGGCCAACCACCTGGCCTACCTGGGCGACGCCACGGTGGGCGAGCGCGTGAACTACGGCGCGGGCAGCATCACCGCCAACTACGACGGCGCCAACAAGCACCGCACGGTGATTGAGGCCGACGTGCACATCGGCAGCAACTGCGTGCTGGTGGCGCCCGTGACCATTGGCGCGGGCGGCACGGTGGGTGGTGGCAGCACCATCACCAAGAGCACGGCGCCCGGCGCGCTCAGCGTGGCGCGCGGCAAGCAGGTCAGCATTGCCAATTGGACCCGTCCCGCCAAACAACCCAAGCCATGA
- a CDS encoding Crp/Fnr family transcriptional regulator, with translation MNVTLPANVCPPTCHDCRLRKTGAFTAVKPEVLDFIEGFRIDSLAVEAGGALVRENQTNAKLFTLYSGWAFRYKTMSDGRRQILNFLLPGDLVGLQQEFGDVSTHGIEALTDCSLCVFQNDSLWALFREHPRLGYDITWLSAHEEGHVDDNLLTAGRRNATERVAMLLMHLYRRLDRIGLVEDGTVAFPLNQQHIADALGLSLVHTNKTLRRLSLLGLHELKNGRLRLLNTRALARIAEYYDTPPRLMPLL, from the coding sequence ATGAATGTCACCTTGCCTGCCAACGTCTGCCCTCCGACCTGCCACGATTGCCGGTTGCGAAAGACCGGTGCGTTCACCGCCGTGAAGCCCGAGGTGCTGGATTTCATCGAAGGATTTCGCATCGACAGCCTGGCTGTAGAGGCCGGCGGCGCGCTGGTGCGCGAGAACCAGACCAACGCCAAGCTGTTCACCCTGTATTCGGGCTGGGCGTTTCGCTACAAGACCATGAGCGACGGGCGCCGCCAGATCCTCAACTTCTTGCTGCCTGGTGACCTGGTGGGCCTGCAGCAGGAGTTTGGCGATGTGTCTACCCACGGTATCGAGGCGCTGACTGACTGCTCGTTGTGTGTGTTCCAGAACGACAGCCTGTGGGCGCTGTTTCGCGAGCATCCGCGCCTGGGCTACGACATCACCTGGCTGTCGGCCCACGAAGAAGGCCATGTGGACGACAACCTGCTTACCGCCGGCCGCCGCAACGCCACCGAGCGCGTGGCCATGCTGCTCATGCACCTGTACCGGCGGCTCGACCGCATCGGGCTGGTGGAGGACGGCACAGTGGCGTTCCCGCTCAACCAGCAGCACATTGCCGACGCCCTGGGGCTGTCGCTGGTGCACACCAACAAGACGCTGCGGCGCCTGTCGCTGCTGGGCCTGCATGAGCTGAAGAACGGCCGCTTGCGCCTGCTCAACACCCGGGCTCTCGCGCGCATCGCCGAGTACTACGACACGCCGCCCCGGCTGATGCCGTTGCTGTAA
- a CDS encoding BLUF domain-containing protein → MNVSPVLYEVLYVSTLAPDQPLSVVAEIAGRARHVNAELDVTGLLIFDGQRFCQQLEGPQKAVLKLIERIRNDPRHVNVEVLHHGPLAGRRFQQFSLAFSTVEDVEALARMEQLDGEAALAAFEVVRGELVH, encoded by the coding sequence ATGAACGTATCCCCCGTCCTCTACGAGGTTCTCTATGTGAGCACCCTCGCCCCCGATCAACCCTTGAGCGTGGTGGCGGAGATTGCTGGGCGCGCGCGCCATGTCAACGCGGAGCTGGACGTGACAGGGTTGCTGATCTTTGACGGCCAGCGCTTTTGCCAGCAACTGGAAGGCCCGCAAAAAGCGGTACTCAAGCTTATTGAGCGCATCCGCAACGACCCCCGCCATGTCAACGTGGAGGTGCTGCACCACGGCCCATTGGCAGGGCGGCGTTTTCAGCAGTTCAGCCTGGCGTTCAGCACGGTAGAAGATGTGGAAGCGCTGGCCCGCATGGAGCAACTGGATGGGGAAGCCGCCCTCGCCGCATTTGAAGTCGTGCGCGGCGAGCTCGTCCACTGA
- the fabF gene encoding beta-ketoacyl-ACP synthase II: MRRVVVTGMGLVSPLGCGVDLVWQRLLAGRSGLSRLPESVTDGIAAKVAGQVPSVADDAEGGWDVDAIVSSKDQRKMDRFIPFALGAAQQALAQAGWPPADERARERTATVIASGIGGFGAIAEAVRTTDSRGPQRLSPFTVPSFLVNLAAGQVSIRHGLKGPIGAPVTACAASIQAIGDAARLIRNGEADVVVCGGSEAAIDRVSLGGFAAAKALGSAFNDTPEQASRPFDAQRDGFVMGEGAGMLVIEALDHALARGAQPLAELVGYGTSADAYHITSGPEDGDGAARSMWAALAQAGLKADEVQHLNAHATSTQVGDRGELAAIRRVFGAGAQVAISSTKSATGHLLGAAGAVAAIFTALALRDQVVPGTLNLHTPDVLTEGLDMVALRPRPMALTHAMLNGFGFGGVNATLILRRWPATA, encoded by the coding sequence ATGCGGCGCGTTGTGGTCACGGGCATGGGCCTGGTGTCGCCGCTGGGCTGCGGCGTGGATCTGGTCTGGCAGCGCCTGCTGGCGGGGCGCTCGGGTCTGTCGCGCCTGCCGGAGTCGGTCACGGACGGCATTGCCGCCAAGGTGGCGGGGCAGGTGCCCAGCGTGGCGGACGACGCGGAGGGGGGCTGGGATGTGGATGCCATCGTCTCGTCCAAAGACCAGCGCAAGATGGACCGCTTTATCCCCTTTGCGCTGGGCGCCGCGCAGCAGGCGCTGGCCCAGGCCGGCTGGCCCCCGGCCGACGAGCGCGCACGCGAGCGCACCGCCACCGTGATCGCGTCGGGTATTGGCGGCTTCGGTGCCATTGCCGAGGCCGTGCGCACCACCGACTCGCGCGGCCCGCAGCGCCTGTCGCCGTTCACGGTGCCGTCGTTCCTGGTCAACTTGGCGGCGGGGCAGGTGTCAATTCGCCATGGGCTCAAGGGTCCGATCGGCGCGCCGGTCACGGCGTGCGCCGCCAGCATCCAGGCGATTGGCGATGCGGCGCGCCTGATCCGCAACGGCGAGGCCGACGTGGTCGTGTGCGGCGGTAGCGAGGCTGCCATTGACCGCGTGAGCCTGGGCGGTTTTGCGGCAGCCAAGGCGCTGGGCTCGGCCTTCAATGACACCCCCGAGCAGGCATCGCGGCCGTTCGATGCGCAGCGCGACGGTTTTGTGATGGGCGAGGGCGCGGGCATGCTGGTGATCGAGGCGCTGGACCATGCCCTCGCGCGCGGCGCGCAGCCACTGGCCGAGCTGGTGGGCTACGGCACGTCGGCCGACGCGTACCACATCACCTCCGGCCCCGAAGACGGTGACGGCGCCGCGCGCAGCATGTGGGCCGCGCTGGCGCAGGCGGGGCTCAAGGCCGACGAGGTGCAGCATCTGAACGCACACGCCACGTCCACCCAGGTGGGCGACCGGGGCGAGCTCGCTGCCATCCGCCGTGTGTTTGGCGCGGGCGCGCAGGTGGCCATCAGCTCCACCAAATCGGCCACCGGCCATCTGTTGGGGGCCGCGGGCGCGGTGGCGGCCATCTTCACGGCGCTGGCGCTGCGCGACCAGGTGGTGCCGGGCACGTTGAATCTGCACACGCCCGATGTGTTGACCGAAGGGCTGGACATGGTGGCGCTGCGCCCGCGGCCGATGGCGCTCACGCACGCCATGCTCAACGGGTTTGGTTTTGGGGGGGTGAATGCCACCCTGATCTTGCGGCGCTGGCCGGCAACGGCCTGA
- a CDS encoding TetR/AcrR family transcriptional regulator: MKVSKAQAAENRQSILDAAARLYRERGLAGVGVADITRDAGLTHGGLYRHFASKDALVQEACARAFDWSIAPLNGATPPTTAPTVGERIQSYLSPQHRDAPGTGCPVAALAVDAARAGGKLSEVFAQGIERNIGRFAQLLADSHAEAGSATEPPQDRARAIHVLATMVGGLVLARATATGRPALSDELLTTLQTQLIGLLGEAPP; the protein is encoded by the coding sequence ATGAAGGTTTCCAAAGCACAGGCCGCAGAAAACCGACAGAGCATCCTGGACGCGGCGGCCCGCCTGTACCGCGAGCGGGGGCTGGCCGGCGTGGGCGTGGCCGACATCACGCGCGATGCGGGGCTCACGCATGGCGGGCTGTACCGGCATTTCGCCTCCAAGGATGCGCTGGTGCAAGAGGCGTGCGCGCGTGCGTTCGACTGGTCGATAGCCCCGCTGAACGGCGCCACGCCCCCTACCACCGCGCCCACCGTGGGCGAGCGCATTCAGAGCTACCTCTCGCCCCAGCACCGCGACGCGCCGGGCACGGGCTGCCCGGTCGCCGCCCTGGCGGTGGATGCCGCACGGGCGGGTGGCAAATTGTCAGAAGTGTTTGCCCAGGGCATCGAGCGCAATATCGGGCGATTTGCGCAGTTGCTGGCAGACAGCCATGCGGAGGCAGGCAGCGCCACCGAGCCACCGCAAGACCGCGCGCGCGCCATCCACGTTCTGGCCACCATGGTCGGCGGGCTGGTGCTGGCCCGGGCCACTGCGACAGGGCGGCCCGCCCTGTCGGATGAGCTGTTGACAACGCTGCAGACCCAGTTAATCGGGTTGCTGGGCGAGGCACCGCCCTAG